Part of the Sphingobacterium sp. LZ7M1 genome, GTAAGTCGCCGAGCCATTGTTAGCAAGGAGCGCAGCGGATTGCTAACAACGTTTTCGGGCTTTGCGTTCGGGCGGGTTTCGGAGCACAAAACTGTCAACCTGCACTGAACTTGAATAGAAGCACAAAGCTCCAAGTGATACGTCACCCCGCCTGACGCAAAACCCGTGTTAGCGGGTCGTTGTTCTTGTTTACTTTTCACTGTCAAGAGTTAATTTGTAATAGAAATGTCGCACTTTCTCTTCTTCTGTCGGATTTGTAAGACGGTAGAAATCAAGAGCATAATTGTCAACTTCATCTGCTTGCACAAAAACTTCTTCAAATCCCTTTTCTTTGAAATATTGATTTGTAAACGCTATTAACTTTCGCCCCACGCCTTTTCTTTGGTAATTCGTCAATACTGCAAGGTCATATATATAGGCTAATGGTTTATCTGAATAGTACTGGTCAAGCACATAAACTGTCAGCCCACCTATAACTTTGTTGTTTGCCCTAGCCGTAACTACATAAAAGGTTTCTTGGTTTAATAGTTTCTGTAAGTGCAATTCACTTGGCAAATTGAAATTTTTCATTTCAAATACATTTTCAAAAATAACTATTAAGTCCTTGAACTCTTTAATATTGTCAGATTGTAGTATTTGCAATTCTAAGTTCATACATTTCTAAGTTTTCTTTTTTAGAGGTAGTCCTTTACAATGCCCGCTAACGGTTTGGGGCTTGCCGAAGGCGGGGATTTTTAGCACAAAAATTCAATCGAAGAACGAAAGTTGAACCTTGTACAAATGCCCAATCGAAGCCGTTCAGCCCCGCTTTTGGCAAACCCTTGTTAGCGGTTCGTTGTTTTTGTTTCATCAAGTCTAACCATACAAACTACGTCATCTATGCCGTTATATCCTTCAATACAGTATCCGTTGGGGTCAATGTTGGGAACGGTCAAAAGTTTGTCAAACGCATCTTTAATCAAGTTCAAATCTTATCTAAAATTCTTAATTTCGATTGCTATTTAATTACCGCTTGGAATGGTAAATTCCGTCAACCCGTGTTTTTGTAAATCGCTTCTTGTTCGTTCTTCCGCAGCCACTCTGTAGGCAATTTTCCCGTTTTCAGGTCTTGAAATGCCAAAATTTCTTCGTTGTGGGGGGGGGAACTCAAGTAAAGTGTGTAGTTTCTGAAACGCCTCTAAAATTCCATCCGAAAAAGTTTTTGCCTGAATGAAAATGACTTTGATGTCCTTTTCAATTTTGATTTTTCTCATTGTATCCATACGTTTTTTGTATTACTGTCATAAAATTTGGTTTAGTTGTTATTTGTTTGCAAGCTCACTTTACTCATTGAGTGTATAATAAAAATGTACCACTTGTTCCTCATTTGTCGGTTTGGTTGTTCTGTAAAAGTCAATGGCATAGTCATCAACTTTATCTGCCTGCACAAATACTTCTTCAAAACCTTTTTGTTTGCAGAAATTGTTTGTAAATGCAATTAAACTTTTCCCAACTCCCTTTCTTTGATAATTTGTCAATACTGCAAGGTCGTAGATATACGCTAATGGTTTGTGGGAGTAGTACTGGTCAAGTACGTAAATTGTTAGTCCGCCAATAATCTTGTCATTTGTCTTGGCGACAACTGCAAAGAAGTTTTCTTTTGCTAAAAGTTTCCGTAAATGTGTTTCGTCTGGTAATTTGAAATTTTTCATTTCAAATACATCCTCAAACAGCAAAATAAGCTCTTTTAGTTCGTCAAGATTATGTGATTGTAATATTTGTAACTCTAACTTCATTTTTTTGTTCAATTCATTTTCCGTGTCTTTTTTCAATGACCGCTAACGGTCTCGGCTATGAGTAGTTGCGTGGTTTAGCACGAAACTTTGCAAATACACACCAAACTGAAAATCCGCGAGGATTTTCAGAAGTAGGTGAGAACAAGCAATTACTTATAGCCATTGTTGGCGGTTCGGGTTTTCTCAATCTTATTAATGTCAAAAATTTTCATTCATTTACGATAAGAGTAATGTCAAGTATCATCATTGTCGCAGGTCCGTCTGGTGTAATTATATTTTGAACTTTACGAAAGCCTACTTTTTCATAACAATTAACTGCTCTATGATTATCAGGTCTTGGGTCAACCCGTACTTCTGTAATGTTAATTTGTTTTGTCAGAAAATGAATAAATTGAGTTATCATCAGCGTTCCATAACCTTTACCTAATAATTTGTTGTCAGCAATAAATTGGTCAATTCCAATGACACCTTGTCCAGGTTCATCTGGCCACCAATTTGGGTCGCCCTCCGATGCATAGTAATATTGAATATATCCAAAAGGTTTTTTATCAAGATAGATTATATAGGGTCTTGCGGAATCATTACCTAAAATTCTTGGTAGATATTTATCCCGAACCTTCTCAAGTGTTATTTCTTCTGAATTCCACCATTCTTGTAAGTGTGGATAGTTAAGCCACTTTGTTAATATTGGCAGTTGTGTTTCATTTAGTGGTTTGAATTCGAAGGTTATTTCTTTCACATTTATGATATATTAAATATTTATTCCGACCAGAAAGTTTTTGTTGTCCTTACCTGACCGCTAACGGGAAACGCATTGGCGAAGTGGCGGATAAATTGAACCGAAAGTTCAATTTAGCAGTGACGTAGCCGATGTGTTTCCACAGAAGCTAAATTATTAAAAAAAAGCTGAATGTGGGACACATTCGGCGGAATAA contains:
- a CDS encoding aminoglycoside 6'-N-acetyltransferase AAC(6')-D292, translated to MKEITFEFKPLNETQLPILTKWLNYPHLQEWWNSEEITLEKVRDKYLPRILGNDSARPYIIYLDKKPFGYIQYYYASEGDPNWWPDEPGQGVIGIDQFIADNKLLGKGYGTLMITQFIHFLTKQINITEVRVDPRPDNHRAVNCYEKVGFRKVQNIITPDGPATMMILDITLIVNE
- a CDS encoding GNAT family N-acetyltransferase encodes the protein MKLELQILQSHNLDELKELILLFEDVFEMKNFKLPDETHLRKLLAKENFFAVVAKTNDKIIGGLTIYVLDQYYSHKPLAYIYDLAVLTNYQRKGVGKSLIAFTNNFCKQKGFEEVFVQADKVDDYAIDFYRTTKPTNEEQVVHFYYTLNE
- a CDS encoding GNAT family N-acetyltransferase; the encoded protein is MNLELQILQSDNIKEFKDLIVIFENVFEMKNFNLPSELHLQKLLNQETFYVVTARANNKVIGGLTVYVLDQYYSDKPLAYIYDLAVLTNYQRKGVGRKLIAFTNQYFKEKGFEEVFVQADEVDNYALDFYRLTNPTEEEKVRHFYYKLTLDSEK